In Anopheles bellator chromosome 2, idAnoBellAS_SP24_06.2, whole genome shotgun sequence, the genomic stretch ACCTGCGTGGAAGGATTCAaaagaaacgagaagaaaTTATGTCTACCGAAGCAACAACCGATTAGCGATACGATAGCCGTTCCGCAAATGCTTTCGGCGGCACAACAGCAGACGATGAAGGTGGAAGAACCGTTACCATCGCCAATGCGATCCAGCGTGGCAAAGGACTTAACTGTATCGGTGGTGTCGAAGGATGTACGATTACCGACAAACGAAGCAACACTTTCCGCGTACGTGATACCGGACGAAACGACCAGTGGCGATCGGTACAGTTACCTGTGGACACTGGTGTCGCAGCCGAAGGGggacaacaacagcaccattGCCGACCAGACGAAATCGGTGGCGAAACTCTCCGGCCTGGCGGAGGGTTTGTATCAGTTCAAAGTGACCGTGAGCGGCCAGAACGGTTCTTACGGCGAAGCATTTATGAACATCACCGTGCTGCCGGAGCagaaaatcaaccaaccaCCGCGCGTGGTAATAACGCCGGCCAATCAAACGGTTCGCCTTCCGAATCACGAAGCGATTCTCGACGGCAGTGGTTCTGGAGACGATGTCAAAATAGTGCACTGGCTGTGGGTGCTGGAGCAGGGTCCACTTGGCTATCAGCCCGATTTGCCGGAGGTGAGCACGTTGCAGCTGAAGAATCTGACCATCGCCGGAAACTATACCTTCAAGCTGACGGTAGAAGACGAGCAGGGACTGAGCACTAGTGCCTCCGCCGTTATCCAGGTGCTGAAGGAAATCGACTatccaccggaagcgaacgcgGGTCAGAACGTGATACTCTACCTGCCGAACAATAACGTCACACTGAATGGATCCATGAGCAAGGACGACAACGGAATCGTGGCCTGGGAGTGGACAAAGGCCAGCACGAACCAGTCAAAGGCGGTCGATATGCAAAACACCCGGACACCTTTTCTGCAGCTTTCGAACCTTGAGGAGGGCGTGTACGCGTTCGAGTTAAAAGTCACGGACGCTAAGAATCAGAGCAGTACTTCGAGGGTGCACGTGTTCGTGAAACCACCGActaaccggccaccggaagcaaagGCCGGTCAAAGTGGGACGATCTCTTTGCCACAGAATTGGGCAACACTCAATGGGAGCGAGTCGAGTGATGACATTAAAATTTCGACCTTCCGCTGGGAGCAGGTGTCCGGGCCGAATGCTGCGGTGATAATGAATGCCAATGCATCTGTAAGTGGTCAATCGAAAGTTGCGGAGCACTCAGTTTTTGAAttattcggttttttttcaaatttattttcagaTCGCCAATGCGACGTCTCTTACGGTTGGGGAATACGTGTTTGAGTTAGTCGTGTCGGACGAGGCGAAAAATGATGCTCGGGCCCGTGTAAAGGTAACGGTTGTGCAGGAGAAGAACACAGCACCCGTCGCGAATGCAGGGGGTGATCAAACGGTGACACTTCCCACCAACATTCTCGTGATGAACGGGAGCCGTTCGAGTGACGATCTGGGAATCGTGCGTTACAGTTGGACCCGGGAACCGAGCAGCCTGGCGATTGGGACCATTATTGATGATAGTGACAGGAAACCGGTGCTGATGGTTCGTTACGGCGATATAAAATCAAGTAGGGTTGTTCGATTGAACGGTATGGATTTTCGTTTTAGCTTACAAACATTGTCACTGGCCGATACGTTTTTAAACTGACCGTGCACGATGGGCAAGGTCTGTCGGCATCGGACACCGTTAGCATCATCGTCCATCCAGATCCGTTGCTGATGAGTTTGGTTGAGGTGTCCATCACCTCCGAAGCCACGGTGCTGACGGCGACCGAGCTGGACTCGATCGAACAAAAGCTGACACTACTCATCGGTGACAATATGGCCAAACTGCACGTCCGAGAACTCAAGGTGGAGCCTAGAACGGGTCAGgtggtgattgttttttacgtggaaaagaaaaccggtCTTGAGGTAAGTAACCGATCCTAGTATTAGAATGTTAAACGGCAACACTACTCGTTGTATTGCAGGATAAGGACAAAGTGGTAGTGATACCCGCGCTAGAGGTGGAACGAATATTGAAGGAGAAGTTTTGGCGAGATTACACCATACTTGGCACCTCGGTCGTAGGCATTCGTACCACCGTTTGCCAGAACGATTGTTCCGGGCACGGCGTATGTAATGCAGAAACTCGCGAATGCATTTGTCAGAGCTTCTGGATGCCAGATATTTTTTACTTCTGGGGGATCGCTGAAGCCAATTGTGGTAAGCAGGAACTAAAAATTGTAATGGGCGTAGCAGATGGCTGAATCATTTTTATCGTTCCCTGTCCGCCGATTCGTTTCAGATTGGTCCATACTGTACGTGATTGTTGGTGTACTTATAGTTTTCTTCGTACTGTCTGGCATTTGCTGGGGAATCACATGCCTTTGTCGGCGAACGCCGAAACCACGCACAAGGCCCAAACCGCAGAAATATTCGTTGCTACAGACAAATGACGAGGAATTGCCTTCATGTGAGTATATGTTTTTGATATTTGCAACACAgtttggatttattttgcGATTCCCATGAAATTTATCAACAAATTTCTATGGGTTGTAATTGGAATTTCAATAAGACTGTGTGAGTTCAATGTGATTTACTGTTGATATGACCAAAGCCATGGTTAAATGTTTGGGGTAAAATATGCATAAACTATGATACGATTCGGAGTTATTCGGAACAAAACACTGCAATTGTGTGGAACGGTATAAATGTAGCAGGCCTTGGCTGTCAAAACGCTCTTAGGTACAAAGTATGCCTTGATGAAATTGTACCGGCAGTTTTGTGTTCACCGATGGCAtgagaaaaatcgaaatatttATTCTGAAATCGGCAGTAATTCTATAATTTTCCTACAGATTCATTTCTGATTTTAGGTTTCCATGGGTTTAAAAGAGCGTGTTGGTTGTTATGATGCGAGTTTTAGTGTGTACGAAGCGAATAATGAAAAGAATAACACGGTTCGGAAAGCTTATGTATCGCTATGCGAGCGGGAATAGGGAGAGTGTCCTGATCGAGCCAGAGCACGATTCGTCACTCTGATCTCTCttcaaatgtcgaataaatcTTTCGCCTTTTACTAAAGATTTCCGTGGAGAGGGATACTCTAAGGAGTCTAAAGGAAATTTTTGTCGTCTCGATTCTGCAAAGAGTCGAGCCATTACCGTTAACTGAAATTGTGTGGTAAAATGAAAGTTGTTCGTGTTCACCAAATCGCCGTTACTAGCGCCAAGCGATTGAAGGAGCACCAAACTtcacttacttacttacttgtGCTGATTAAGTTGTGGGCGTCTGTGTTGGGCAAAGACGTAAACAGAAATCCAACATATTTTGGATTTGTAACATTATTTTCCGCAAGTTGTGAATATTGTTCCttgaaaatttcaaaatagTTTGGATTTTTATCTCATTGCAATGAATTTATAAATACCATTTATCATTGCATTAAAATCAAGAacttaaaaaaacaatctatGCTCGGCATCTGGATGAATTTGCATCCCTTCATCGTTTGCTGTGAACATGAAACAATTGCATAcctttttcaaacaatttttttttacattttattcatttaactTCGTGACGGTCGTGAAAAATCAGTGCAATTTTATTGAGTTAATAGCATCGctcgaacaaaaaacatttttgcTCTTTGCTACGAATCGCCACAGTGCATGGGATAAGCGGTTCACGCGTCGTTTAGAACCTTACACGACGGAACGCTACAAACGTCACCGCTACGAACGTCAGGCAcacacgaaaggaaaaaatgcTTGCCGGCCGTGATGCTTCTGCCGTATGATAGAAATGTATTTTTGCAAAGGTAATTTACGCCCAGTTCCCAACGGAATGAAACATATCGTGGCGACAATACAAAGCTTTTGTAAAGATCTACCGATCTGCGATGATTTGAATGTGCCGAAAAGTGTATTTATGTGTTTTAAATGCGATAACATTGTGCACTGTGTGAACCGCAGAGAGTGCGGCTAGTTTAAAAATCGCTAGAACAACACGAACACCGCTGGTGTGGTGGGCAGCTCGGAACGTCGATAGTCACTCTGATCTCTCttcaaatgtcgaataaatcTTTCGCCTTTTACTAAAGATTTCCGTGGAGAGGGATACTCTAAGGAGTCTAAAGGAAATTTTTGTCGTCTCGATTCTGCAAAGAGTCGAGCCATCATCCAATCAAAAGCGGCGGCGCACTGCGGAGGGCGAACAGTGGCGAGCAGTTTGCTCCATGCCGTGCCTCAGACGGTGTAACGGGTTGGAACTCTCTTAGCTTTGAACGGGTATAGCAGAATGCTTTCAAGCGGC encodes the following:
- the LOC131208411 gene encoding dyslexia-associated protein KIAA0319-like protein, with protein sequence MGPMWPWVYALLITIGIGTADCRLDEDLNDDHRVPVAAELSGIEKCPGMMRYIFDGYAPIGNTNAGNYTENSKGVTLEPCVRDCCAKGPSCNTAFIFNHTCYHVKCISNELCLPAKKENLSSMPRMVLVNPVEDGTAGSTWWELLKKAQEKRLLASGSPVVGDDVREENLLDKLAEFYNLANGVQRVRDREDKFDMSQTGDLYGGSDYGTGAFEKYGSNFLRDQYDEEAEESKLYTDTRVLGPIRPCQTDGACPRNELCARVVPNLREGICTCVEGFKRNEKKLCLPKQQPISDTIAVPQMLSAAQQQTMKVEEPLPSPMRSSVAKDLTVSVVSKDVRLPTNEATLSAYVIPDETTSGDRYSYLWTLVSQPKGDNNSTIADQTKSVAKLSGLAEGLYQFKVTVSGQNGSYGEAFMNITVLPEQKINQPPRVVITPANQTVRLPNHEAILDGSGSGDDVKIVHWLWVLEQGPLGYQPDLPEVSTLQLKNLTIAGNYTFKLTVEDEQGLSTSASAVIQVLKEIDYPPEANAGQNVILYLPNNNVTLNGSMSKDDNGIVAWEWTKASTNQSKAVDMQNTRTPFLQLSNLEEGVYAFELKVTDAKNQSSTSRVHVFVKPPTNRPPEAKAGQSGTISLPQNWATLNGSESSDDIKISTFRWEQVSGPNAAVIMNANASIANATSLTVGEYVFELVVSDEAKNDARARVKVTVVQEKNTAPVANAGGDQTVTLPTNILVMNGSRSSDDLGIVRYSWTREPSSLAIGTIIDDSDRKPVLMLTNIVTGRYVFKLTVHDGQGLSASDTVSIIVHPDPLLMSLVEVSITSEATVLTATELDSIEQKLTLLIGDNMAKLHVRELKVEPRTGQVVIVFYVEKKTGLEDKDKVVVIPALEVERILKEKFWRDYTILGTSVVGIRTTVCQNDCSGHGVCNAETRECICQSFWMPDIFYFWGIAEANCDWSILYVIVGVLIVFFVLSGICWGITCLCRRTPKPRTRPKPQKYSLLQTNDEELPSFNRAGTNLSDTDSDSDVLFESRSRHNGLLPVGRSGNGGLPNGELRNGTGAAGGHPKYGVTRLGRRIKA